CCAACTTGTCGTTTTGTATGAGTAAGACAGTACGAGGacacaaattataattttttatcctTCCTATATGTTACCTGATCTATAGCTTCTCGTTGTTCActtgttttttatttgtgtGGGGGCAGATTCAAGTATACTATTAAGTAGGCCATAGGACTAGCTAGCCTGACAATTACATTACATGTATTGTAGGAAATAACTGTCGTTACACTTTTAAATAGAAACCTGATTGAATAAAGGTTATAGAAAAACAATCATCTACATTTGGCTGATGATACATCAACGATTGCAGTGTACGTGTGGCAAACGAACTAGGAGCAGGCAACGGGAGAGGAGCAAGGTTTGCGACGATTGTATCAGTGACACAGTCTTTAATCATCGGATTGTTTTTCTGGGTGATCATAACGTTTTTCCATAACCAAATCGCTTGGATCTTTTCTTCAAGTGAAGAAGTCTTAATGGCCGTTAATAAACTCTCAATTCTGTTAGCTTTCACAGTTCTTCTCAACAGCGTCCAACCGGTTCTTTCCGGTACgtcacaaaattattttatttcatattcgaaGTCAATGCTTTTTATGTTGACTTTTCATTTTCGATTAGGTGTTGCGGTTGGATCGGGGTGGCAATCATACGTGGCTTATATAAACTTGGGATGTTATTACTGCATCGGAGTTCCATTTGGGTTTGTAATGGGCTGGGTTTTTAACTTTGGTGTCATGGTAATTACATTTCTTCTTCACCCTTATATTAATTTACTTCATTTATATAGATTTATTTAGGTcactaaatattttgtttcaaactAACAGTgtgatgttttgtttttctataGGGTATTTGGGCTGGTATGATTTTTGGAGGAACCGCAGTCCAGACAATGATCTTAGCTTTTATCACGATGAGATGTGATTGGGAAAAGGAGGTAAATTTAAAATcttgtatatagttttatgctCGTCTCTCGTTCATTAGAGGAATTCAATTTTTTGATAacgttttcaaatttaaatttgcAGGCGCAAAAGGCAAATACGCGTGTTAACAAATGGTCCAACATAATCAAATGAAGTTTCACTCAATAAATTTTCGACTTGGTTGTGTatcttaaattttgaaaatcatgtTATCAAAATGTACCTAGAGACCGTTTCAACTATTAAGTTGCTCTCTGCAGTTACTACAAAAATACTCATTCTGTTCTTAATTGTAGCTTGTTATAAAGAACTAGAGGCCGAGCCCCGCGCAAACGCGGGGTTATTTGTGTATGCTATTGTTGTTCAGTTTTACTTAGTGTTAGTGTTGTTAGTTATGTTGTTCTTACACTTGTGTTGGTGCGTGCAGTTATTTGGCAAAGCAGAGGGTCGGAGGTGGTGGAATTAGTAGGGAGGCAGCTGTTTGTTGTTGATTACGTGTAGGACGCTTTGTGAACGAAGACCAgttgatacatatatatttttgtatttagttGTCAGCATCCCAATTCCCACCGAGGACGCTTTGTGAACGAAGACCAGTTGATACTCTTTtggagtttttgttttgtttggtggCTATTGGATTTTAGTTGGTTTCTTTGTTGCATTGTTTAACGTCGATGCCATGTAACTATCTGAACATGTTCTCATGCATGAAGCAAAAGACATGCTTATTTTCACGAAATGCAAAGACCCATCAACGTTcccctttatttaaaaaccaAGTAACCCTTCTCCTGATGGGAGATAGTTTGCAGATAATTAAAGACAACCAAAGTTGAAAGTAGGAAAAAACATACGAAAATGGTTATTTCATTGACACATAAGCTAAGTGGGGATGACGGTTTGATGGACTTGAAACAATCACTCACGTGCCTCTTTTCTTCGTTTTCAAAGCTTGTCATTGCTTCATCAACTTCTTCGGCTCTCTTGGGCACATGAACCGTGTAGCTAACAGTTGCTGCTGGTAGTATAGATTGGGAATCCACGTCTGGAGTTTTGTTGCTGCTGGCAGTCTGAAACACAGTTGTACGTGTGTGTTATATTAGATGATGTTATTATGTTAGATATATGCATGAAAGTACTATATTCAGCAGAAATTGTTTAGCATCAACATGTTTCTTGAGAAAAAATAGATGACTATCCCTAAATATTTTTTGGACTGAACGTGGTGACCACCATCACAAACTGGGTTATATCATCTGAGTTCATAAGACCCCTAAAGGGGGCGCATCATCGTCAGTCACACAAAGCAAGTACACGACCACCGTATTGGTGTATGAGATTATATAAGTTTTCTTAAAGCAGGAGCAAATGGATAAAAACATGAGAACTATATGAAAGCGGGCTTGGATCAATGAGAATAAAACATACCATAAGCCGAGTCGTTGTTGAGGCGTTTTTGAGGTCAGTGCCTAGCAGAAAATGTTTTTGGCCGGCCAACAACATCTGAAAGTTAACAAATGGAATTAAGAATCAGTAGCTAatagatgtcaaaaaaaaaaaatcagtagcTAATATGAATGTACGGCGTTGGAGAAATTTGACTGTGATATATAAAACTATACCGGGGGTTCTAAGTTTGTGTTTGCAAGAGCCTGGAGATGATCAAACCTCTGTCCATCTTCCAACTTCAAACCTATCATCTACGATCGTTGTCGTCCGTAAAGATTGTCTGTAAGAAGAGTTAAATACGTAGACcaatagttttagtttttatgaaaTATGGAAGGAAGAAATCATTCATGTTAGAGTGAAGATGACGGTACCTTTTCTTCTAGCAAAAGGAGGGTGATTCCCATAAATTCACCATTTTTATTGATGTTACGGGATCCCAGTAGCTGAGGAGACGGCCAACAACAAACTTGGGAAGACCAACAAAGGCAGAGAGCGTTGAAGGTGGTGGGGAGGACGGCAATAGCATCAGAGACAGACATGCTcaacaattgaaaaaaacagTGCTAGTAGATATGAGAGGTTGGACTCCTGGATCTAGCCTGACCTATATATAGCGAAGCCGTTCGTATCAGTTATGAGACGCTAGCGTTTTTGATGGTGTGCGTAAAGAGGGGGAGATGAAGAGATAGAGGGAGACTAAGAGTTCCATGGATTTGATTGGAGAAGTTTAGACAGTAGCGTCTGTGTATTGGAGGGGAGGCGCAGGATTGGGAAAACCATAGGTCTCAGTCGAAGACGAAGAGCTGACGACTTGCAGGCTTTTAGGGCCAGTTTTATGGTTTATTAAGATAGGCTTAGACTTCAAATGTATAAGCTGATGTAATAGATTGGCTAGCGAGTTTAAAAAATAAGCCCACAAATCAATCATCAAATAATAGAAAACGTAAtttgtaaatcattttatttatttgtggaACATTATTAaaccgaccttcataaatatatattagtttcggccatcaatgtacaaagtatcatttagtctagtggtataaatgttggtgtttatatgtCAATATCCCGGGTTCGAACCATGGGTTTGacattttttcacttttttttaagGTAGGGCCCACAAAAAGctgacgtggcgcgctgaggaGCCTTGAAACTGGCTCATTATAATGTTGATTTTGATAttccaatatataagatattttcatttttctaaataatttttattttattaaaactggtataactaatcatatttaatttaaaaaaatattaaatccgGATCAATTAAAGATACAAATCTAACCCCCGGATGGAATGTGTAGCTCACAACAAGCCTTTTCTCGGGTATTCATATGGAACGGACGTATCCGCAGCGTGGTGAGCAGAACAATGTGACTTAATTTCTGCAGCATGAGGATCGAACCCGAAATGTATTTGCATCCAAGCCCGCTCACTGCCGCTGGACCACAAGACATGttcatatttaatattttattttataatttgctgaatacttttaatttataagtttaatgatattttctaaacaaaaaaacaattttcttagCATATGTTTTTTAtctaaacattttatatttaggaACAGAAGGAGtatcattttatttctttctttcgaCCCTTGTTCATTCATGTCTTACACTTGTGTCACTAGTGATCCCACGTATTAGAAGAGTAAAAAACCACGTTTTTATTGATTTCTATCCAACTTCTGTATGATATTACGAatttattgtgttctgattgcatTAATGTTTACGTTAGTTGAGCCAGTATTTCTTTTCCAcgatttatttatgtatattatctgTAATTGGACCCAACAAGTTGTTTGAGCTATTTAATAACAGGCTAACTCATCTACTCCGTCCGTTCCATAAATatagactttttaatattttcacacatattaagaaaacatattaaactaccataataaatgtatcgttttctATAATTgttaattttcaataacttttaatcaataatagttcaataaagtcaattaattttcttaaattttacaatttttttatagaaacacaaaaaatacatctttttgaaacaatttgttttctaaaaaatcAATCATTAAAGAACTGAaggaataatatataaattatattggTACTATCTTTATGTTTGTACCCGAATTTAGTTAATCCACattgttaaaacaaaaaaaactactcctaatctaatctattactagattttgatccgcgctttcgaagcgcggttcattttcctttgtttttgtcaattgacaaatatttagtaaatgacatatttcatatatttgtgttttattttataaaatacttaaactgtttatctttctttatcgtgtttcattttaaatgactatttatgtttaaaaaattaaactttatttttttaatgaattaagttggtataactctgataaattaattttattatgtggttaatatttttaatgaaaatatttatatacttttaataaagatttatacttttcaatgaaaaaatcatttttttatgaatgcttaaattatattaagaaaaaaaaaattaagaatggttaaaaaaaattatttgaacttggactcaatggcccaaaggaaaaaaaaatgtgagaattggatctgatttcttaatcggcccaaatggcccaaaaGAGATCTGATGTGGACTATTGGCTGGATCCGAAAAAAATGgcccaatatagatgtgttattaatattacttgattgcccttaatgaaacatgcaatgttagtaaaaaaaaagggcAGGCTAAGGTAAAAaagacaataggatcctgctttaatagtatagatacaaTGATTCATCCGTCTAGTAGGCAAATCAGATTTAAATGACGCAATcttcttaaaataattttttttaaattaatctaagcctaattaataatttcaaataaaGTGCATAACTACCGCCTAAAGATTTTGCTATATTACAATATATTCTAACTATAATGTAAAGTTTTTCAAGCATATcaattattttcaatattttaaaagatatttaatattttaacaaaagaattcaattaatcacaaaatattatataacacAAAtggtttgagaaaaaaattgtatagGAAGTTGCAAAACATCTTATAAACAAAACATCTTAATATTATGGGACAGAGAAAATACATAGTAAGCAACATTGTTTCGAGTtataagtttacaaaaaaacttataagcttacaaatataattattattaaaagtgATACAAAAATGTTATAAACTCCCAACATGCAATATTGTTGTAAAATATgtgcatatttttttaaaaaaaatatgcatattCAATACTATCAAACAAGTGTTACGTAGCCTGCGTTAACACTCCACTAGAAATAAAAATTAGCTTTATCTGCTGTCGCATATAGTGAAATTTATCATGATGGCAGACTTTTTTGTCTTCATTCTTTTGGTTGAACTCAAGTTTGTTTAATCTTATTTCTGGTTacgttccttttttttttgttcaaaggtTACGTTCCTTGATAAAAATCTTTTGcctctaaataaaaaatgtatttttgaaaatgaaggTGTACATGAATATCAAAATTCCCCAAAAATTACAGTCCCCACAAagcttttatatatttagaaatttctTAATTCCATAACCAAATCAAAAGTGGGTAGACACATCGTTTTATATATTCATAGGAAAAATTaaatcacacacacacacacacacgctaCTTTTCTCTTGTCTCCAGCTTTAGTTACAACCTTTTACACATTTCATCCCGAAAGAATAAAGCATATAACAACTAGCGATGAGAGGAAGAGAACGAGAAGAAGATGAATCGGAGTCGAGGGTTCCACTGTTGGAAAGTCCTCGCACGATGGAGGAAAACGGTGGAGGATTGAGGAAGAAACTTTGGGTTGAAACAAAGAAGCTATGGCAAATCGTTGCTCCGGCAATGTTCACTCGTATAACGACATATTCGACGCTTGTAATAACTCAAGCTTTCGCTGGTCATCTCGGAGATCTCGAGCTAGCTGCAATCTCCATCGTTTATAACGTCGTTGTTGGCTTCAACTTCGGCCTCTTTGTATGATACTAATTTAATTGTAACACTaattcattattatattttctaatatgAGAATACCTAATATTAACGCGGTGCAGCTTGGAATGGCGAGTGCGTTGGAAACGTTGTGTGGACAAGCGTTTGGAGCAAAGAAGTATCATATGTTGGGAGTTTATATGCAACGTTCTTGGATTGTTCTCTTCTTTTGTTGTATTTTGTTGTTACCGACTTATCTTTTCACAACTCCGGTTCTCAAATTGTTGGGGCAACCGGACGATATAGCCGAGCTCTCCGGTGTCGTGTCCGTTTGGGTCATCCCTCTTCATTTCGCCTTCTGTTTGTCTTTTCCGCTCCAGCGTTTCCTCCAATGCCAGCTCAAAAGTCACGTAAGTAATCGATATCATTgtttaaacataataattagtttaagtGCGTTTAGATGACAAGAAAATTAAcagatattattttcagtttttactAATATATTAATGCAAATCGCAAATATCTAACCTAATGTTTTCCTTGTATTTGCGTTGAACGTATTCACTTGCAAGTGACAAATTAATTCTGCTTATTATATTGTTCAAGATCGTGgattaattatttacaaaataatacatCTTGAATGTTAACGCAAACGAAAGGAACAATCATTTGTTTTCCTTAGGTGCCTGCATTTGGGGCTGGAGTTGGACTGGTGGTTCATTTTCTAGTGTGTTGGCTGTTCGTGGACGGGTTAAAACTAGGTGCCGTCGGAACTATGGCTACGGTGAGTATCTCTTGGTGGGTCAACATTCTTATTCTATTAGCATACTCTGTTTGCGGCGGCTGTCCACTCACTTGGACAGGCTTCTCCTCCGAAGCTTTCACCGGACTTTGGGAGTTTGTCAAACTCTCCGCTTCTTCAGGCGTCATGCTATGGTACCAATTTACTATGTCTATGTGATACTATTGACCAATGTTGTACCACACAACTACCTAACAGTAGATATTTGGTCTTTTTGGGGCAGTTTGGAAAACTGGTATTAtcgtattttaattataatgaCTGGGAATCTTCAGAATGCTCGAATAGCTGTTGACTCTTTGTCCATATGGTAAGTCGTTTCTTTACACTTTTCAGAAGGAAAGTCATCAAACATAATCCGTACATGACCTTATTGCATCATTTTAGGTTGTTGCGAGaatttgtataatttaataatcattattatatatactatttttttggCAGCATGACGATAAATGGCTGGGAGAATATGATTCCTCTTGCTTTCTTCGCCGCAACCGGGTAAAATCCAATTTTCTCGATTGCTAATTTCTAAACCGGTTTGTGATCAAACTTGATCCGGTTTGGTTGAGTCCACTTTAATTCAACTAATTGTAGGTTGGTTGTTAACAGGACCATAAAATCTAAAGTTATAATGAATAGCGAACTGTTTTCCCATCCCTAAATCGTGCCATTTTCGTGGTTCGAAATAATCccgaaaaaactcaaaatagtAAAAGTACGTTGTAGGTAATGGAGGTGATTGGTTGGGGTGTAAGAGCTGACTTTAGATTTAAtattaaactagattttgatccgcgctttcaaagcgcgggtttatttttgttttttttttcaattgacaaatatttagtaaatatcacattttcatatatttgtgttttattttataaaagacttaaaaattttatttttatttatcgtatttcattttaaatgactatttatgttaaaaaaattaaactttatttttttaatgaattaagttggtataactctgataaattaattttattatggggttaatattttaattaaaaattatatacttttaataaagatttatacttttcaataaaaaaattcaattatttttatgaatgcttaaattatattaagaaaagaaaaaaataataattaagaatagatgaaaaaaaattatttgaacttggactcaatggtccaaaggaaaaaaaaaaaggtgagaattgaatctgattttttaataggcccaaatgacccaagagagatttgatttgggctggatccaaaaataatgacccaatatagatttgttattaatattacttaattgcccttaatgaaacatgcaatgttagtgaaggaaacatgcccctaaggtaattatgacaataggatcctgctttaatagtatagatattaaaattacagcaaaaaaataaaagtaatggCCATAAAAGTCttattttataaagttttattttttcagctgtagaaaatatattgttgtatcaatcaattttaaaactacatcaCTTAcggttaaattaaaaaatccaaTGGCCTAAATTCTACAGTAAAATTTATACAGTTATAGTCCAGCCAATCATCCTCCTACAATGCTTAACACAAAAATAAAGGATATTAATTCTTAACTAGActaaaaaatgtgattttaatattatgaacAAATAAAGGTGGTCATATCAATGGTATCTGGTCCTTCCATAACCAAAAGTAATCAATATCTAGTAATAAATTATAATGTTTCAATAACAAGCTGAAATTTCTCTCTGTTGAAAAAAGTAAGCATAATCACTAAAGCCTAAACCTAATCATTGTTGCAACTAGGCATAggcgttcggatacccgttgacattcgggtcgggtttttcgagtttttggattttcgggtttaCGCTTTTAGGTcctatactaaaattttattagtacggaTCGGGTTCAGATAATAATACTTCGGGTTTGGTTCAAAATTATATTGcatcataaaacccataaagtaatcatatatcgtacggattcaggttatatcggttcggttcggatataaccaaagcaaaaaacaaattttttgaagtaaaacataaaaaaaaacatctaaattaaataaaaattaatctatcacatataaaattgataaaataacaataaaatgttaaatcaagaataaaaacaaacatcatttgtaaacaatatgtattgccttatagagagtagaccttttatttcaatgaacaaattataaaatacttatttataactaattgtgtacttaaagcatttattagaattttaatatttattattatatataatattaccacaaatattgaatttaataattggaatacttatatatatatttcaaaatacttatattgactattaatttcggatttttcgggttacccgttaggattcggttaataacacttcaggtttggatattttttgtaccaccctacacaagacccgttcgggtatttttacatttcgggtcggataacgggtcggatttttcggttcgagttcggttcggatttcgggttccggATTTTATGCCAAGGCCTAGTTGCAACACCTCGAGACACTGTAGAGTTGGAGAATGGAAAGTTATTACTAATGCAGTTCTAATATTAGGTGATTGAATAGTCTCCTTACTTAccttattttttaaagaatcaTGTAGCATGGCATCTATGTTATTCCTCTTTTATAGATCTTGATTCTTGAATGGTTTGCAGTACATCCTAActgtaaaataaaacacaacatAAGAATCCTGTTATGGCTAAACACGTTAggtttgtaaataatttcaaacagttatataaataattttatcaaaagtcataGATTTGTATACAAATATACTATTTTTCTCGCCAAATGTATTTTCAAATCTTTTATTAAttgcaattatatatatatatatatattttaatatatatatatatatatatatatatatatatatatatatatatatatatatatatatatatatatatatatatatattcaaaagagCATAAAATCCGCAAATAAAACCATGTTGAAGAGCatatatacataacaatatgGAATATACTTGGATATTAAAgaaacttattttaaaaataagtacTATCTTCTGAAAAAGatatatacataacaatatgGAATACAGTCttttcgtcaaaaaaaaaatatggaataCAGTCAATCATTTAAATTCATCGTATCTTCAACATATCAATGAGAAACAAATCAAAAGAGGACACCGCGAATTTtgttaactaaaaataaaaactggTTAATAAATTTGATACGGATAAATATgactatatttaaattataaatatataccttttaaaacaattatatattttgttttaataaaaaacaattatatattttaaaaataagacattaatatttaaaaacaattatatattttaaaaataagacaAGTAATATTAACTTCATCAATCCttgcaagagaaaaaaaaacttaaaaattggtATCTGAAACGATTTACTCTCGGACAAAGACAAACCTTTAGAGATTTGCTCATTTCAATACCAAATCGATAGAGCTCACTAATGTCTGACTGTTAATTCCTCATATCGGAATCTGTTTCATCCGATTTCTTTCCATTTAAGCCATCCCAGAGGACAtgcaaaataaatcaaaacacaaaaaaaaaatggttaaaCTTGGGGCTTTGAGTTCAACTGAGTATCAACAATAGCCCTGTTCGTTAGTCAAACGCTGCGATCGAGATGAGCGTCACAAAATTTAACGGAAGCTAGGGAAGAATCGACGCAGGATCCGCTGCTTTTAACCGTTTTTCAGCCACAGAGGAGAGAAAATATGGACAAAATGAGATGCTGTTATTTTTTGCGTCACCAGCGTCACCGGAGCTCTTTGAATATTTGATCGCTGCGTTTTCTATTTTATCACCGGCGAAACCAATAAAGCAGAAAACTGTGAAAAAATGCAGTCGCAGGTCTTGATCGCAGCGTTACCCAAACGAACAGGGCTAATGAAGGAATTACAGGAACGGATTTACCTTGGAGATGCCTCTGAGTTGAATCGGGGAAGAGCCGAttggtttctgttttttttttttttttttggctcaacaACAACTTTATATTAATCCAAACTTCAGAATCTTACATTGGGCTTATCAGCCTCAACACATGAATTCAACCACATAGGCACCATAGAATATAACTTAGGGACAAAGGATGTAAACGTAGAAGTCTCCTTCGCTATCCTATCTGCTGACTTATTACCACTCCTCGGATGATACTGCACTTTGAAACCTTCATTTGCGTTCAATGAGGTTGAGATATCTTGTATGATGGGAGCAAGTACCGGCCATATTTCCTCCTCTCCGTTGAGCATTCTTGCCAACATTTGTGAATCTGTTTCAACAAGAACTCTTCTATATCCAAACCCAGCAACTGTCTGTACTGCCCATCTAATTGCTTCTGCTTCAGATTCTATCGCTGACCTCAGAGCCACCATCTTCTTCGCCCCTGCCCACAGCAGCAGCCCTTGATGATTTCTCAATAACCAGCCCGCACCACCCTCTCCTGTTTCCTTTGACCACGCACCATATGTGTTACATTTCAGTGTCATGGAATCAGGTGGTGACTACTTCACTTCAGGCGTGTCTGCTGCGGGTTGTTTAACCTCCTCATGTTGGACCTCATTTCTGCTCTTCCATTCCATGACATCCTCCCAGACTTTCTTAATTGTTGTGCGAGCATCATAGTCTTTCCTTCTGAAAATGAACTCATTTCTATTTTTCCATAATCTCCACAACAGCCATGGTACCAACCCTTCCTCAACATCCTCTCTAGGGAACTCTTTTTTTAGATTCAAGACCAAATAGAGATTAGCATAAAAGGAGTCAGACCATCTACCAGCTGGAGGTATGTGCACGTTTGCCACTGCCCAGATCAGACGAGCATAAGGGCAGTGAAAGAGTAAATGATTCACGCTCTCTGCCTCTCCCCCACATCTGCTGCAGGATTTGTCTTTAGCAATATGTCTATATGCCATATTTTCCATTACCGGCAGCGCGTTGCTTAAACATTTCCATAGAAAGTGCTTGATCTTTGGACTCGTCTCCAACCCCCAAATTTGTTGATAAATACCATCTAAGCTCGGTTGAATGACTTCCTGGACTTCTTTATCCGGCGCAACGATGTTGGTCTGGACCCAATAACCTGATTTAACGGTGTAGTGCCCCGTCTTGGTAAACTCCCATGAGTAGGTATCTCTACTATAATTCCCAGCTGACCTGATTTTCAGAATTTGCTCTTGTATCTCCGTTGTGAAGAGTCTCTCTATCAGCTCCAGGTTCCACTCCTTTCCGTTTACCCTAATTAGAGCACTAACCCTCATATCATCAGCCAGACTGATCCTCTCATTACCTTCAGGTCGTCTCACTGACTTGATCATTGTGGCTGGAGCTGCTCCTATCCATCTCTCCTGCCAGATCTTTGTATCTCTTCCATTACCTATGACCACCCTTGCTCCATGTTGAATCAATTTCTGCGCTGCATGTATGCTTCTCCAAGCGTACGAGGGCCTGGAACCTAAAGAGGCATTGAGAGGGTATGTGTTCCTGAAGTATCGACTCTTAAACACTCTGCACATTAGGGACTTCGGGTTTTTAATCATTCTCCACAGTTGCTTCCCAAGTAGTGCTAGATTGTAAGCCTTCAAGTCCTTAAAACCCAAACCTCCACTTGCTTTTGGTCGACATAAACTCTCCCAGCTCTTCCAATGCATACCCCTCGTCTCCTGTCCATTCCTCCACCAAAATTCAGACATCATTGCCATGATCTGTTTGATTATCGTCTTGGGGAGAAGGAAACATGCCATAGTGTATGTGGGTAACGCCATGGCCACTGCCTTGAGGAGAATCTCTTTTCCACCTGGAGAGAGGAATTTTGTTTGCCAGCCATGGACTCGTTGACTTAACTTCTCCTTCAAGTAACTTAGTATGGACACTTTGGATCCACCAAAAGCTTCAGGTAAGCCTAGGTAAATTCCCTCTCCTCCTGTTGAGTCTATTCCCATCTTCTGCTTAATCTCTTGTCTTCTGCAGCTTGGTATGTGCTTCCCAAAATAAATGCTAGACTTCTGGTGATTGATTCTTTGCCCTGACGCCATACTATAGTTCTGAAGTATCTGAGAGACCTGATTCAACTCCTCCTCTGAACCCTTGCAATAAAACATGCTATCATCAGCAAACAGAAGATGAGATaccggggggggggggaggggctCTTCTTGCAACACGTAGTCCTGAGATCTTCTTCATCTGTTCAGCGCGTTTCAGCATCTGGACTAGAACTTCTGTGCACATCACAAAGAGATACGGCGAGAGCGGATCGCCTTGTCTCAAACCTCTTGTAGCCGTTATCTGTCCAAACGGTGATCCATTGATCAGGACTTTATACCTCACAGACGACACACAACACATAATAAGTCTTCTCCATTCTTCTGAGAATCCCATTGCCTCCATTGCT
The window above is part of the Brassica napus cultivar Da-Ae chromosome C3, Da-Ae, whole genome shotgun sequence genome. Proteins encoded here:
- the LOC106406150 gene encoding protein DETOXIFICATION 27-like, with product MRGREREEDESESRVPLLESPRTMEENGGGLRKKLWVETKKLWQIVAPAMFTRITTYSTLVITQAFAGHLGDLELAAISIVYNVVVGFNFGLFLGMASALETLCGQAFGAKKYHMLGVYMQRSWIVLFFCCILLLPTYLFTTPVLKLLGQPDDIAELSGVVSVWVIPLHFAFCLSFPLQRFLQCQLKSHVPAFGAGVGLVVHFLVCWLFVDGLKLGAVGTMATVSISWWVNILILLAYSVCGGCPLTWTGFSSEAFTGLWEFVKLSASSGVMLCLENWYYRILIIMTGNLQNARIAVDSLSICMTINGWENMIPLAFFAATGVRVANELGAGNGKGARLATIVSVTQSLIIGLSFWVIIMLFHNQIALIFSSSEAVLIAVNKLSILLAFTILLNSVQPVLSGVAVGSGWQSYVAYINLGCYYCIGIPLGFLMGWVFNFGVMGIWAGMIFGGTAVQTIILSFITMRCDWEKEAQRASAHVNKWSNTLK